Genomic segment of Tachysurus fulvidraco isolate hzauxx_2018 chromosome 22, HZAU_PFXX_2.0, whole genome shotgun sequence:
CAAAGAGCAATACGCACAGGTATCCGTAATCGTTTACTGCTCCATAAACTTCAGGTCAATTAAAATATGAACTGATTTAAATCCCACGCATCATTAGGAGCATGGACTGGACTTTGAGGAGCTTCTGGGAGCAGGGAAGTACAAAGAGCAGCACCGGGCAGAGATGATCAGATGGGGTGAGAGAAGAAGGCAGCAAGACTCAGGCTTCTTCTGTCGCAAGGCGGTGTGTGGAGCATCTCAACCCGTGTGGGTGAGTACTGGGGTAAACCCCGATTATCCACTTAATCTGATCAAAGACCAGCTGTCAAAACACAGGAGCTGGTCAAACTGGTAGATCATTTCTCACCCTAGTGTTTTGGTAAGTTGGTATCTGGTTAGACCCGGATGGACTAATAAGCTTGGGTTAAGTTTAAGGGTTGATTGTGTTTGAATAGGCCTCGTGTCATTAATTTTattctgaaacattttttaactCCTCTTCCTGCCACTAAAACATACATATTAAAACTAATTTCTAAATGATTTATGTGATTCTTAATTTGAAttacaaagtacacacacacaaccttcacATAACCCTGAATAATATGGACCTGGTTCACTTAATTAAGCAGCACTTTGTGTAATTTCTTGTTCATGTCCTTCCGGATTAGAGTTTGACCTTAACCCGATAACTCATTGTAAGAAGCTAAAGTCCTGTTGCATGATTGGATCAACTGCTTATTGCTAACCAGCCCtggcctgcctgtctgtctgtctgtctgtctgtctgtctgtctgtctctctctctcttctagaTTGTGAGTGACTGCAGGCGCATGTCTGATTTACAGTGGTTCTGGAGTGAATAtccacagcagtgtgtgtgtgtccgagtggAGGCTTCTGAGCAAACCAGGGCTCAGAGGGGATGGAGATTCACTGCAGGTAAGAGAGAACCACTGCCAACAACACAAACTATGCAGGTATCTCAAATAGACAGTTACAAGGGAGGGAAACATTGAACACTTTGATTATAATATACCAGTAACCAGCTCTGTAGCATGGTAGAAGTTGCATTATACCAATAACCAACtctgaagcatggtggtgggtgCACCATGCTTTTACATCGATATTTTGGGGATAGCTGTCCATCCACCTGAAACTCACAAAAGACGCAACCAAACAATGACCAAAAACTAAGTTACCAAAGTagacaattattttttatatgaatttcgaataagttaaaaaaattgTCAGTTATTTGTATCAAAGATACTGCTTTATATTTTTCCTGACTTCCTGTTTGTGAGCGACTCTAAAGATTTGGAAAGGCAGTATGCACCAAGTTGGTGGTTTATTAGCTTCATCATGTGAAAATAGCTCACCTTGTTTGTAAACTGACTCCTATTGTCCACCTCTTGCTCCTCAGGAGTAGACGACGCAGAGTCTGAATGTGGTCTGGATCAGGACGTGGACTTTGACTGGACCATAAGGAACGACGGAGATGTCACGTTTCTCGACAGACAGCTCCAGGGACTGTTGTCATTAGCTAGGGAGAGGACACAGGAGCACCAATGCACACAATATAGTATAAAATCAAATGGACAATGAACAGAAGATTGAGCTATCGAACTAACTAAAGTACTGTATtatgaaatgttatttttctgACATCCTGAAAATTCACGGGCATTTATATTACGATTTGCAAAACATTATGTTGCTATTtacattcatatatttttaagaGCAATTAAGAGAACCGATCCCCATAGTGCCAAAGCAAGTCCATTGAACCTTAACAGATTTGCTTGAATGTGATTCTCTCACTTGTAATTATTCCAAATAAATTGGCTAAACATTAGTATTCCTAATATAAACGGTCTCTTTGTGGTCTGATGAAAATAAAGATAACGTCGTATGAAATCCGACGCAATAGCATGCGATTTATATTTCATCAGATCTCAACCATACTGAACATCACTGGGAGATTTTGGGGAAGCGTTCTACACCAACCGAGAAAAAGGAACCGTGTTCATTACTCAAGTACAGTTCCAGAAATTTCTAGAATCTTCAGGTGGCCTAATATCTTATTAAaactgtttgttgttgttttttttactcctgtttAATTGTGTCACAGTTTGTATACACAGAAAACCCAACCCTCCAGAAGGATGACAAGTTTAaacaaaatcagaatcagaatttggttccagctgtttgggACTCTAAAAAAgtacagactacacaagacaatgCAGTGATCTCTTGTAGCTCGTGATGTCTTGCAGGCCTTTCCACACAAGCAGGTTTTCAGCGAACAACCCTGCATTATTCAGCTTTGTAGAGTAGCTTCTTTTGGCTATTCTGAGCTCTTGTCAGTAGCTTCCTGACCTGCTTATACAGAGTTTTGTCCTCACCTCTGTAGGCATCTTCCTTGGCATCTCGAAGTTTTTTCAGTTTGGCCCCGAACCATGGCTTGATGTTACAGAATTTGAGGAAGTTTTCGGttggcgcgcacacacacacgtcttcacaaaaactgatgtaagCTCTGtagcacagagtcagtcagttCATTCAGGCTGTCAGTTCCAGCCTCAAAGATACTTGTAGTCTTGTAGCTCCTGCTTTGCCTCACTGTTCCATCTCTTCACTGTTTTGACTACAGGCTTAGTAGAttttagtttctgcctgtaTGTTGGAATAAGATGAACCAAGCAGTGATCTGAGTTCCCCAAGACTTCCCTGGGTACAGAGCGATATGCGTCCTTAAGAATTGTGTAGCAATGACccagtgtatttttctccctTGTGGGACAATTaatatgctgtctgtattttggaAGTTCAAGTGTTAGTTTTGCCCTGTTAAAGTTTCCAAGGATAATAAAGAGAGAATCCGgattattcattaaaatgttcCAACCCTGTGGTGCAGATTTTATATCGACGGATGATTTTATTCCAAATGCTCTACAACACA
This window contains:
- the pmvk gene encoding phosphomevalonate kinase; this encodes MTASDPKLILLFSGKRKSGKDYVTDLIQKRLSPKLCCILRLSAPLKEQYAQEHGLDFEELLGAGKYKEQHRAEMIRWGERRRQQDSGFFCRKAVCGASQPVWIVSDCRRMSDLQWFWSEYPQQCVCVRVEASEQTRAQRGWRFTAGVDDAESECGLDQDVDFDWTIRNDGDVTFLDRQLQGLLSLARERTQEHQCTQYSIKSNGQ